One window from the genome of Pyxicephalus adspersus chromosome 6, UCB_Pads_2.0, whole genome shotgun sequence encodes:
- the MVK gene encoding mevalonate kinase isoform X1: MDEGVLISAPGKVILHGEHAVVHGKVALAVGLNLRTFIKVLHTRDNAVLLNLPSIGSKLTWNVGQLQPLLPSFKGGHEPVSPRSEQLDLLRKFAGFSEGSQDTESQAVLAFLYLYLSICGQDIGGLNIVVWSQLPPGAGLGSSAAYSVCLAAALLSISGRISCPAQGCTEDVRWTETELKLINSWAFQGEKVIHGNPSGVDNAVATLGGALQFQAGQITPMKRVPMLQILLTNTRVPRSTKILVAGVKDKLLKYPSIIEPVLSSIHAISQECQRILEASSAALSIDQFKVLEELIDINQHHLNVIGVGHPSLDKLCQVTASHGLHSKLTGAGGGGCAITLLRPDVDHSVVEAVKQQLVDCGYQCWETSIGAPGVTLHSSLSLPEDIINAFSNV; the protein is encoded by the exons GTGGCTTTGGCAGTGGGATTAAATTTAAGGACGTTCATTAAAGTGCTACATACCAGGGACAATGCTGTGTTATTAAACTTGCCAAGTATTGGAAGTAAGCTTACCTGGAATGTTGGTCAACTTCAGCCTCTTCTACCTAGCTTCAAAG GTGGACATGAACCCGTGAGTCCCAGGTCAGAACAGCTGGATTTACTGAGGAAATTTGCAGGCTTTTCTGAAGGATCTCAAGACACTGAAAGCCAAGCTGTCCTGGCGTTTCTCTATCTCTATCTTTCCATCTGTGGGCA AGACATTGGAGGGTTGAATATTGTTGTTTGGTCCCAGTTGCCTCCTGGAGCAGGTTTGGGGTCTAGCGCTGCTTATTCTGTGTGTCTGGCTGCTGCCTTGCTATCGATCTCTGGAAGGATTTCATGCCCAGCACAGGGCTGCACAGAAGATGTCAg gtggaCAGAGACCGAGTTAAAACTCATTAATAGTTGGGCATTTCAGGGAGAAAAGGTCATCCACGGGAATCCATCTGGAGTGGATAATGCTGTAGCCACATTAG GTGGTGCTTTACAGTTTCAAGCTGGACAAATAACTCCAATGAAGAG GGTACCAATGCTACAGATTTTGCTCACCAATACAAGAGTTCCACGCAGTACAAAGATCCTGGTGGCAGGGGTGAAAGATAAGCTACTTAAG tatccAAGTATTATAGAACCAGTCCTTTCATCAATACATGCAATTTCTCAGGAGTGTCAGCGCATTCTGGAAGCTTCTTCTGCAGCATTGTCAATTGATCAATTTAAAGTGTTAGAG GAACTGATTGACATCAATCAACATCATCTAAACGTGATTGGTGTTGGACATCCATCATTGGACAAGCTCTGCCAGGTGACCGCTTCTCATGGTCTGCACAGTAAGCTGACTGGTGCTGGAGGAGGAGGTTGTGCAATAACTTTACTGCGACCTG ATGTAGACCACAGTGTGGTGGAAGCAGTGAAGCAGCAGCTTGTGGACTGTGGATATCAGTGCTGGGAAACCAGTATTGGAGCCCCGGGTGTTACTCTGCATTCTTCTTTGTCATTGCCAGAAGATAttataaatgctttcagcaaTGTATAA
- the MVK gene encoding mevalonate kinase isoform X2, whose translation MDEGVLISAPGKVILHGEHAVVHGKVALAVGLNLRTFIKVLHTRDNAVLLNLPSIGSKLTWNVGQLQPLLPSFKGGHEPVSPRSEQLDLLRKFAGFSEGSQDTESQAVLAFLYLYLSICGQWTETELKLINSWAFQGEKVIHGNPSGVDNAVATLGGALQFQAGQITPMKRVPMLQILLTNTRVPRSTKILVAGVKDKLLKYPSIIEPVLSSIHAISQECQRILEASSAALSIDQFKVLEELIDINQHHLNVIGVGHPSLDKLCQVTASHGLHSKLTGAGGGGCAITLLRPDVDHSVVEAVKQQLVDCGYQCWETSIGAPGVTLHSSLSLPEDIINAFSNV comes from the exons GTGGCTTTGGCAGTGGGATTAAATTTAAGGACGTTCATTAAAGTGCTACATACCAGGGACAATGCTGTGTTATTAAACTTGCCAAGTATTGGAAGTAAGCTTACCTGGAATGTTGGTCAACTTCAGCCTCTTCTACCTAGCTTCAAAG GTGGACATGAACCCGTGAGTCCCAGGTCAGAACAGCTGGATTTACTGAGGAAATTTGCAGGCTTTTCTGAAGGATCTCAAGACACTGAAAGCCAAGCTGTCCTGGCGTTTCTCTATCTCTATCTTTCCATCTGTGGGCA gtggaCAGAGACCGAGTTAAAACTCATTAATAGTTGGGCATTTCAGGGAGAAAAGGTCATCCACGGGAATCCATCTGGAGTGGATAATGCTGTAGCCACATTAG GTGGTGCTTTACAGTTTCAAGCTGGACAAATAACTCCAATGAAGAG GGTACCAATGCTACAGATTTTGCTCACCAATACAAGAGTTCCACGCAGTACAAAGATCCTGGTGGCAGGGGTGAAAGATAAGCTACTTAAG tatccAAGTATTATAGAACCAGTCCTTTCATCAATACATGCAATTTCTCAGGAGTGTCAGCGCATTCTGGAAGCTTCTTCTGCAGCATTGTCAATTGATCAATTTAAAGTGTTAGAG GAACTGATTGACATCAATCAACATCATCTAAACGTGATTGGTGTTGGACATCCATCATTGGACAAGCTCTGCCAGGTGACCGCTTCTCATGGTCTGCACAGTAAGCTGACTGGTGCTGGAGGAGGAGGTTGTGCAATAACTTTACTGCGACCTG ATGTAGACCACAGTGTGGTGGAAGCAGTGAAGCAGCAGCTTGTGGACTGTGGATATCAGTGCTGGGAAACCAGTATTGGAGCCCCGGGTGTTACTCTGCATTCTTCTTTGTCATTGCCAGAAGATAttataaatgctttcagcaaTGTATAA